One Prunus dulcis chromosome 7, ALMONDv2, whole genome shotgun sequence DNA segment encodes these proteins:
- the LOC117636002 gene encoding polyadenylate-binding protein-interacting protein 3-like isoform X2, with amino-acid sequence MITQPTVNPKSSANGFGRRRGEREGGARVENKSQSGKANHSRSTNTGTKSGNYESPSRDRLVYLTTCLIGHHVEVQVKNGSIYSGIFHATNAEKDFGIILKMARMIKDGSLRGQKSVVESVSKPPSKTFIIPAKDLVQVIAKDVSISRDGLLNEVQPEKHHEIMIDSFISQSRRGEMERELEPWVPDEDDPQCPELENTFDGHWNRNWDQFETNETLFGVKSTFDEDLYTTKLEKGPQMRELEREALRIAREIEGEETHDLHSAEERGIHLHENFDIDEETRFSSVYRGEVDDSGYDEDEDILLDARNTDTFGDSSGSSRKGSLEWTGGKINNGAQVPSSSSSVDYTQCTESNVAPDLCRSGTYDHARQLASEPLFKSSPSTAGESSEHGERDSATESVEKRMLAEDNQKSKPDDSQPLLNEKKDAFDKGVLSPNAISYAPAPASSKGHEKSSSEMLEGPVTGKAHVQTHTVNSHGRPGSSASSNSERATAAPTSGGPGLSPSSSLSSLSSEKSTLNPHAKEFKLNPNAKSFVPSQAPVRPPSPVSDGSFYYPSNAPAVPHMLGMPVGVGYGQQMLLGHPRQVLYMPSYQPEMPYKGRDY; translated from the exons ATGATTACGCAACCAACTGTTAATCCTAAATCTTCTGCTAACGGTTTTGGCCGTCGAAGAGGTGAAAGAGAAGGGGGAGCTAGGGTAGAGAATAAATCACAGTCTGGAAAAGCAAACCACAGCAGATCAACAAATACTG GCACCAAATCTGGCAACTATGAGAGTCCTTCACGTGATCGATTAGTGTATTTAACCACGTGTCTTATTGGGCATCATGTGGAAGTCCAGGTGAAAAATGGATCCATATATTCTGGAATCTTTCATGCAACAAACGCTGAAAAGGACTTTG GAATCATCTTGAAAATGGCACGCATGATAAAGGATGGTTCCTTACGTGGACAGAAGTCTGTGGTAGAGTCAGTTAGCAAGCCTCCTTCAAAGACTTTTATAATACCTGCCAAAGACCTTGTGCAAGTTATCGCAAAG GATGTCTCAATAAGTAGGGATGGATTGTTAAATGAGGTTCAGCCTGAAAAACATCATGAAATTATGATAGATTCCTTCATATCACAATCCCGCCGTGgtgagatggagagagagcTGGAACCGTGGGTCCCTGATGAAGATGATCCACAATGTCCTGAACTGGAAAATACATTTGATGGACATTGGAATAG gaACTGGGATCAATTTGAAACAAATGAAACATTATTTGGGGTAAAGAGCACATTTGATGAGGATCTTTATACAACGAAACTTGAGAAAGGTCCACAAATGAGAGAGTTGGAAAGGGAGGCTTTAAGAATAGCAAGAGAAATTGAGGGTGAGGAGACACATGATCTACATTCAGCAGAG GAAAGAGGCATTCACCTccatgaaaattttgatattgaTGAGGAGACAAGATTCTCCTCTGTTTACCGGGGTGAGGTTGATGATAGCGGAtatgatgaggatgaggataTTTTGTTGGATGCACGTAATACTGATACCTTTGGAGATTCTTCTGGTTCTTCAAGGAAGGGTTCCCTTGAATGGACTGGTGGAAAAATCAACAATGGAGCTCAAGTGCCATCAAGCTCTTCATCTGTG GATTACACACAATGTACCGAGTCAAATGTTGCCCCAGATTTATGTCGCTCTGGAACTTATGACCATGCTAGACAGCTGGCATCAGAACCACTGTTCAAAAGTTCTCCCAGTACAGCTGGTGAAAGCag TGAAcatggagagagagatagtGCTACTGAGTCTGTAGAAAAGCGGATG CTAGCTGAGGACAATCAAAAGTCAAAACCTGATG ATTCGCAGCCACTGCTGAATGAGAAGAAAGATGCGTTTGATAAAGGGGTATTATCCCCAAATGCCATCTCTTATGCTCCAGCTCCGGCTTCATCAAAAGGTCATGAGAAGAGTTCTAGTGAGATGTTAGAAGGTCCAGTGACTGGAAAAGCACATGTTCAAACACACACTGTAAATTCTCATGGACGGCCTGGTAGTTCTGCATCTTCCAATTCAGAACGTGCAACTGCTGCACCTACTTCTGGAGGCCCTGGTTTGTCACCAAGCTCATCATTGAGTTCATTGTCTTCAGAAAAGTCAACATTGAATCCCCATGCTAAG GAATTCAAACTCAATCCAAATGCAAAGAGTTTTGTTCCATCTCAAGCGCCTGTTAGGCCTCCATCCCCGGTGTCTGATGGTTCCTTCTATTATCCGTCAAACGCTCCCGCTGTACCACATATGCTGGGCATGCCTGTTGGCGTTGGA TATGGGCAACAGATGCTTCTTGGCCACCCTAGGCAAGTCCTATACATGCCAAGCTACCAACCT GAGATGCCATACAAAGGACGAGACTATTAA
- the LOC117636002 gene encoding polyadenylate-binding protein-interacting protein 3-like isoform X1, which produces MITQPTVNPKSSANGFGRRRGEREGGARVENKSQSGKANHSRSTNTGTKSGNYESPSRDRLVYLTTCLIGHHVEVQVKNGSIYSGIFHATNAEKDFGIILKMARMIKDGSLRGQKSVVESVSKPPSKTFIIPAKDLVQVIAKDVSISRDGLLNEVQPEKHHEIMIDSFISQSRRGEMERELEPWVPDEDDPQCPELENTFDGHWNRNWDQFETNETLFGVKSTFDEDLYTTKLEKGPQMRELEREALRIAREIEGEETHDLHSAEERGIHLHENFDIDEETRFSSVYRGEVDDSGYDEDEDILLDARNTDTFGDSSGSSRKGSLEWTGGKINNGAQVPSSSSSVDYTQCTESNVAPDLCRSGTYDHARQLASEPLFKSSPSTAGESSEHGERDSATESVEKRMLAEDNQKSKPDDSQPLLNEKKDAFDKGVLSPNAISYAPAPASSKGHEKSSSEMLEGPVTGKAHVQTHTVNSHGRPGSSASSNSERATAAPTSGGPGLSPSSSLSSLSSEKSTLNPHAKEFKLNPNAKSFVPSQAPVRPPSPVSDGSFYYPSNAPAVPHMLGMPVGVGVGPSFTHQPVMFSQQQMQAPQAYFHPNGPQYGQQMLLGHPRQVLYMPSYQPEMPYKGRDY; this is translated from the exons ATGATTACGCAACCAACTGTTAATCCTAAATCTTCTGCTAACGGTTTTGGCCGTCGAAGAGGTGAAAGAGAAGGGGGAGCTAGGGTAGAGAATAAATCACAGTCTGGAAAAGCAAACCACAGCAGATCAACAAATACTG GCACCAAATCTGGCAACTATGAGAGTCCTTCACGTGATCGATTAGTGTATTTAACCACGTGTCTTATTGGGCATCATGTGGAAGTCCAGGTGAAAAATGGATCCATATATTCTGGAATCTTTCATGCAACAAACGCTGAAAAGGACTTTG GAATCATCTTGAAAATGGCACGCATGATAAAGGATGGTTCCTTACGTGGACAGAAGTCTGTGGTAGAGTCAGTTAGCAAGCCTCCTTCAAAGACTTTTATAATACCTGCCAAAGACCTTGTGCAAGTTATCGCAAAG GATGTCTCAATAAGTAGGGATGGATTGTTAAATGAGGTTCAGCCTGAAAAACATCATGAAATTATGATAGATTCCTTCATATCACAATCCCGCCGTGgtgagatggagagagagcTGGAACCGTGGGTCCCTGATGAAGATGATCCACAATGTCCTGAACTGGAAAATACATTTGATGGACATTGGAATAG gaACTGGGATCAATTTGAAACAAATGAAACATTATTTGGGGTAAAGAGCACATTTGATGAGGATCTTTATACAACGAAACTTGAGAAAGGTCCACAAATGAGAGAGTTGGAAAGGGAGGCTTTAAGAATAGCAAGAGAAATTGAGGGTGAGGAGACACATGATCTACATTCAGCAGAG GAAAGAGGCATTCACCTccatgaaaattttgatattgaTGAGGAGACAAGATTCTCCTCTGTTTACCGGGGTGAGGTTGATGATAGCGGAtatgatgaggatgaggataTTTTGTTGGATGCACGTAATACTGATACCTTTGGAGATTCTTCTGGTTCTTCAAGGAAGGGTTCCCTTGAATGGACTGGTGGAAAAATCAACAATGGAGCTCAAGTGCCATCAAGCTCTTCATCTGTG GATTACACACAATGTACCGAGTCAAATGTTGCCCCAGATTTATGTCGCTCTGGAACTTATGACCATGCTAGACAGCTGGCATCAGAACCACTGTTCAAAAGTTCTCCCAGTACAGCTGGTGAAAGCag TGAAcatggagagagagatagtGCTACTGAGTCTGTAGAAAAGCGGATG CTAGCTGAGGACAATCAAAAGTCAAAACCTGATG ATTCGCAGCCACTGCTGAATGAGAAGAAAGATGCGTTTGATAAAGGGGTATTATCCCCAAATGCCATCTCTTATGCTCCAGCTCCGGCTTCATCAAAAGGTCATGAGAAGAGTTCTAGTGAGATGTTAGAAGGTCCAGTGACTGGAAAAGCACATGTTCAAACACACACTGTAAATTCTCATGGACGGCCTGGTAGTTCTGCATCTTCCAATTCAGAACGTGCAACTGCTGCACCTACTTCTGGAGGCCCTGGTTTGTCACCAAGCTCATCATTGAGTTCATTGTCTTCAGAAAAGTCAACATTGAATCCCCATGCTAAG GAATTCAAACTCAATCCAAATGCAAAGAGTTTTGTTCCATCTCAAGCGCCTGTTAGGCCTCCATCCCCGGTGTCTGATGGTTCCTTCTATTATCCGTCAAACGCTCCCGCTGTACCACATATGCTGGGCATGCCTGTTGGCGTTGGA GTTGGACCCTCTTTCACACACCAGCCTGTTATGTTTAGTCAACAGCAAATGCAAGCACCCCAAGCATATTTTCATCCAAATGGGCCTCAG TATGGGCAACAGATGCTTCTTGGCCACCCTAGGCAAGTCCTATACATGCCAAGCTACCAACCT GAGATGCCATACAAAGGACGAGACTATTAA